A stretch of Dermochelys coriacea isolate rDerCor1 chromosome 6, rDerCor1.pri.v4, whole genome shotgun sequence DNA encodes these proteins:
- the MLH3 gene encoding DNA mismatch repair protein Mlh3 isoform X1 codes for MIKCLVEDVRTRLRSGVAINSLAQCVEELVLNSIDAKATCVAIRVDLETFKVQVVDNGSGMGTEDLNKVGNRYFTSKCNSVEDLENLKFYGFRGEAVASIANMASIVEISSKTNNVAKTFMKLFQNGKALEVCEAELTRPSGGTTVTVYNLFHQLPVRKKCMDPMLEFERVRQKVEALSFMHPSVSFSLRNDASCSMMLHLPKTKDMCSRFCQIYGLGRTQKLRKINYTSGGFELSGYISSEGHYNKNMQFLYVNNRLVLKTRLHKLMDFLLRKESVICKAKGGPANRQMSSSPVRYRGPELYGIFVINVKCHYCEYDVSLEPAKTLIEFRNWDALLACIEEGVKTFLKQEHLFVELSGEDIKEFNEDNGFSLYRTRTLQTALSEEKSIQDNFKKTCDAIVDSYEMFNLQSKAVKRKVTIQEKSSDLIGSNGNAGGKEVSPGLIVAEPADTVNPLLNKEGTTSDFSESDISEQEPKKFSNPKMMFVSHKSSENLYGESRSERVKIDSYAEMPHCTENCVEDAKTQEDSAAQKSSINIAFGNGVTQGQHERVEDTADGPELLWGRALMRTSDVMKEDSRKSKGPNNDGGGRVVRSVPLKLCSTGLITHLMQNQPPREQTEMNCSLNMHSKPGPVSAKDIVGNKMNFSVQSLNVQDISSILNKEYTTLPNREVCRAYAYEWLENETVSGQKNEEVASITARGRRECVTSHSRELLPVTSLNFPHNENNPSNRRQMVELFVTPRTQPYKKLSLSIQLGSLERFRRHYGKVRSAPSVSIPEKRSEFESSGVLGSLADLDSLKNQNNNFECVNICETQVLEHADSNNSCQAGCLLSLERSQFCGKETLLDRKAPCVRESPLTLTDYSQIRRKDLSSSRLLGSLASKLSRMKGDHKEVLATEVVGQADEQFQTDSSRKGDTLHLLSQTDDFLQSSYQMCQSPSQEAGIDDCILASASDDQDAPSKMYSTRGGTMKNALNQSLLINTDGEYMATTSSGLALHSEKSYREDICKDGNIVAVSSKQTSEATELPSVTFSSSLEVPGDVTNAVQSKNEESILGSVWMQHFDVSLGKMVYVNKMTGLSTYSTPPTEELQAACTKDITTMAVNVVLQSGFQCRCHPFRSELVLPFLPRPREERILASQDFRDADGESLRSLFSEWDNPVFARCPEVAVDVSSGQAGSLAVKIHNILYPYRFTKEMINSMQVLHQVDNKFIACLINTRSEMNANADGNLLVLVDQHAAHERIRLEQLIADSYEKQPEESGKKKLLSSTICPPLEIEVMEEQRRLLRCCHKSLEEVGLELSFPENNSSQILVGKVPLCFMEREANELRRKRQPVAKSIVEELIQEQVEWDHVLSLLLAIADHRRRTRDTPTNLSKGARFPSMPCLNLIWLNCGEWPKPGSCLGNKDSTSKCELKNRPSRSFDVTQPLIFPASNAKPALLLGCNS; via the exons ATGATCAAATGTTTGGTGGAAGATGTACGCACCAGGTTACGCTCTGGAGTGGCCATCAACTCACTGGCCCAGTGTGTTGAAGAGCTTGTCCTCAATAGCATTGATGCTAAAGCAACATGCGTGGCCATACGGGTGGATTTGGAAACTTTCAAGGTCCAAGTGGTGGATaatggctctgggatggggacagAGGACCTAAATAAAGTGGGTAATCGATATTTCACTAGTAAGTGCAACTCAGTGGAGGATTTAGAGAATCTGAAGTTTTATGGTTTCCGAGGGGAGGCTGTGGCCAGCATAGCAAATATGGCCAGCATAGTAGAAATTTCATCCAAGACCAACAACGTAGCGAAAACCTTTATGAAACTGTTTCAGAATGGGAAAGCACTGGAAGTCTGTGAGGCTGAATTGACTAGACCAAGTGGTGGAACAACAGTGACTGTGTATAACCTGTTCCACCAGTTACCAGTGAGGAAAAAGTGCATGGATCCCATGCTGGAATTTGAGAGGGTGAGGCAGAAGGTAGAGGCTCTTTCGTTCATGCATCCTTCTGTCTCATTTTCCTTAAGAAATGATGCTTCCTGTTCTATGATGCTTCATCTCCCCAAGACAAAAGATATGTGTTCCCGTTTTTGTCAGATTTATGGACTGGGAAGAACacagaaattaagaaaaataaattatacatCTGGGGGGTTTGAGTTAAGTGGCTATATCAGTTCTGAAGGGCATTACAATAAAAATATGCAGTTTTTGTATGTGAATAATAGActggttttaaaaacaagattgcATAAACTCATGGACTTTTTATTGAGGAAAGAAAGTGTAATTTGCAAGGCAAAAGGTGGCCCTGCCAACAGACAAATGAGTTCAAGTCCTGTTCGGTATCGTGGCCCAGAGCTCTATGGAATCTTTGTTATCAATGTGAAGTGTCATTACTGTGAATATGATGTGAGTCTGGAACCTGCAAAAACTCTGATAGAATTCCGCAATTGGGATGCTCTTTTAGCTTGCATTGAGGAAggagtgaaaacatttttaaagcaagaacACTTATTTGTTGAACTGTCTGGTGAAGACATAAAAGAATTTAATGAAGACAATGGCTTTAGTTTGTACAGGACCAGAACTCTGCAGACTGCACTCTCTGAAGAAAAGAGCATACAAGACAATTTTAAGAAAACATGTGATGCTATTGTAGATTCCtatgaaatgtttaatttgcaATCAAAAGCTGTCAAAAGAAAAGTGACTATTCAGGAAAAGTCTTCAGATCTCATAGGTTCAAATGGTAATGCTGGAGGAAAGGAAGTCTCCCCAGGTCTGATCGTTGCTGAACCAGCTGACACGGTGAATCCTCTACTCAATAAAGAAGGCACCACTTCTGATTTCTCAGAATCAGATATCTCAGAACAAGAGCCAAAAAAGTTCAGcaatcccaaaatgatgtttgtgAGCCACAAGTCTTCAGAAAATCTCTATGGGGAGTCCAGGTCAGAAAGAGTAAAAATAGACAGTTATGCTGAAATGCCACATTGTACTGAGAATTGTGTGGAAGATGCAAAAACACAGGAGGACAGCGCAGCTCAGAAAAGCAGCATCAACATTGCCTTTGGAAATGGTGTCACTCAGGGGCAGCATGAGAGAGTTGAAGATACAGCGGATGGACCAGAACTTCTTTGGGGGAGAGCATTGATGAGAACGTCTGATGTGATGAAAGAAGACAGTAGAAAAAGTAAAGGGCCAAATAATGATGGTGGAGGAAGGGTTGTTAGATCTGTACCACTGAAGTTGTGTTCCACAGGCCTTATAACTCATCTGATGCAAAATCAGCCACCACgtgaacaaactgaaatgaattGCTCATTAAACATGCATTCTAAACCTGGTCCTGTAAGTGCCAAGGACATAGTTGGAAACAAGATGAACTTTTCAGTTCAGAGTCTAAATGTTCAGGATATTTctagtattttaaataaagagtATACTACACTACCCAATAGAGAAGTATGCAGAGCATATGCATATGAGTGGTTAGAAAATGAGACTGTATCAGGCCAGAAGAATGAGGAAGTAGCTTCCATTACTGCAAGAGGTAGAAGGGAGTGTGTAACATCACACAGTAGAGAGTTGCTTCCCGTCACGTCCTTGAATTTTCCTCATAATGAAAATaatccaagcaacagaaggcaaATGGTTGAGCTATTTGTTACGCCCAGAACCCAACCCTATAAGAAGCTGAGCTTATCCATACAGTTGGGGTCTTTAGAACGATTCAGGAGACATTATGGAAAGGTCAGGAGTGCTCCATCAGTATCTATTCCAGAGAAGAGGAGTGAATTTGAATCTTCAGGTGTTCTTGGTTCTCTAGCTGATCTTGACAGCTTGAAGAATCAGAATAACAATTTTGAATGTGTTAACATTTGTGAAACTCAGGTTCTGGAACATGCTGATTCTAATAATAGTTGCCAAGCTGGTTGCCTCCTTTCCTTGGAGAGGTCTCAGTTCTGTGGGAAAGAAACTTTGTTAGACAGAAAAGCTCCTTGCGTGAGAGAGAGTCCTTTGACTTTGACTGACTACTCTCAAATAAGAAGAAAAGACTTAAGCAGTAGTAGATTACTGGGATCACTAGCTTCTAAACTGTCCAGAATGAAGGGTGACCACAAGGAAGTTTTAGCTACAGAAGTTGTGGGACAAGCTGATGAACAATTCCAAACAGATTCAAGTAGAAAAGGTGACACATTGCATCTTTTGTCTCAAACTGATGATTTTTTGCAGAGTTCTTATCAAATGTGTCAAAGCCCCTCACAAGAAGCAGGGATAGACGATTGCATCCTTGCATCTGCCTCTGATGATCAGGATGCTCCCTCCAAAATGTATAGTACAAGAGGAGGGACCATGAAAAATGCTCTGAACCAGTCACTGCTCATCAACACAGATGGGGAGTACATGGCCACCACAAGCAGTGGTTTGGCATTACACAGTGAAAAGAGTTATCGTGAAGACATCTGTAAAGATGGAAATATTGTGGCTGTATCTTCAAAGCAGACTTCAGAAGCCACTGAGCTTCCCAGTGTAACTTTTTCAAGTAGTTTGGAAGTACCTGGAGATGTCACAAATGCAGTTCAGTCTAAAAATGAGGAATCAATATTGGGTTCTGTCTGGATGCAACATTTTGATGTTTCTCTGGGTAAGATGGTATACGTCAATAAAATGACTGGATTAAGCACCTACAGTACTCCTCCAACTGAAGAACTTCAGGCTGCTTGTACTAAAGATATAACTACAATGGCTGTGAATGTTGTCTTACAGAGTG GGTTTCAGTGCAGGTGCCATCCTTTTAGAAGTGAGCTTGTTCTACCCTTCCTTCCTAGACCTCGGGAAGAGAGGATTCTGGCAAGCCAGGATTTCAGAG ATGCTGATGGGGAGTCTCTCCGGTCCTTGTTTTCAGAGTGGGACAATCCTGTATTTGCTCGCTGCCCAGAG GTTGCTGTTGATGTGAGCAGTGGCCAGGCTGGGAGTCTGGCTGTGAAAATTCATAATATCTTATATCCCTATCGTTTCACCAAGGAGATGATTAATTCAATGCAG GTTCTTCATCAAGTGGACAATAAATTTATTGCTTGTTTAATCAACACTAGGAGTGAAATGAATGCAAATGCAG ATGGAAATCTGCTGGTGTTGGTAGATCAGCATGCAGCCCATGAGCGTATCCGCTTGGAGCAACTTATTGCAG ATTCCTATGAGAAGCAGCCTGAAGAATCTGGCAAGAAGAAATTGCTGTCCTCTACCATCTGTCCCCCACTGGAGATTGAGGTAATGGAGGAGCAGAGAAGACTCTTACG GTGCTGCCACAAAAGCCTGGAGGAAGTAGGCCTTGAATTATCATTTCCAGAGAACAACAGCTCCCAGATTCTAGTTGGGAAAGTGCCCCTGTGCTTTATGGAGAGAGAGGCCAATGAATTACGACGGAAAAGACAGCCTGTGGCTAAAAGCATTGTGGAG
- the MLH3 gene encoding DNA mismatch repair protein Mlh3 isoform X4 produces the protein MIKCLVEDVRTRLRSGVAINSLAQCVEELVLNSIDAKATCVAIRVDLETFKVQVVDNGSGMGTEDLNKVGNRYFTSKCNSVEDLENLKFYGFRGEAVASIANMASIVEISSKTNNVAKTFMKLFQNGKALEVCEAELTRPSGGTTVTVYNLFHQLPVRKKCMDPMLEFERVRQKVEALSFMHPSVSFSLRNDASCSMMLHLPKTKDMCSRFCQIYGLGRTQKLRKINYTSGGFELSGYISSEGHYNKNMQFLYVNNRLVLKTRLHKLMDFLLRKESVICKAKGGPANRQMSSSPVRYRGPELYGIFVINVKCHYCEYDVSLEPAKTLIEFRNWDALLACIEEGVKTFLKQEHLFVELSGEDIKEFNEDNGFSLYRTRTLQTALSEEKSIQDNFKKTCDAIVDSYEMFNLQSKAVKRKVTIQEKSSDLIGSNGNAGGKEVSPGLIVAEPADTVNPLLNKEGTTSDFSESDISEQEPKKFSNPKMMFVSHKSSENLYGESRSERVKIDSYAEMPHCTENCVEDAKTQEDSAAQKSSINIAFGNGVTQGQHERVEDTADGPELLWGRALMRTSDVMKEDSRKSKGPNNDGGGRVVRSVPLKLCSTGLITHLMQNQPPREQTEMNCSLNMHSKPGPVSAKDIVGNKMNFSVQSLNVQDISSILNKEYTTLPNREVCRAYAYEWLENETVSGQKNEEVASITARGRRECVTSHSRELLPVTSLNFPHNENNPSNRRQMVELFVTPRTQPYKKLSLSIQLGSLERFRRHYGKVRSAPSVSIPEKRSEFESSGVLGSLADLDSLKNQNNNFECVNICETQVLEHADSNNSCQAGCLLSLERSQFCGKETLLDRKAPCVRESPLTLTDYSQIRRKDLSSSRLLGSLASKLSRMKGDHKEVLATEVVGQADEQFQTDSSRKGDTLHLLSQTDDFLQSSYQMCQSPSQEAGIDDCILASASDDQDAPSKMYSTRGGTMKNALNQSLLINTDGEYMATTSSGLALHSEKSYREDICKDGNIVAVSSKQTSEATELPSVTFSSSLEVPGDVTNAVQSKNEESILGSVWMQHFDVSLGKMVYVNKMTGLSTYSTPPTEELQAACTKDITTMAVNVVLQSGFQCRCHPFRSELVLPFLPRPREERILASQDFRDADGESLRSLFSEWDNPVFARCPEVAVDVSSGQAGSLAVKIHNILYPYRFTKEMINSMQVLHQVDNKFIACLINTRSEMNANADGNLLVLVDQHAAHERIRLEQLIADSYEKQPEESGKKKLLSSTICPPLEIEVMEEQRRLLRCCHKSLEEVGLELSFPENNSSQILVGKVPLCFMEREANELRRKRQPVAKSIVEELIQEQVELLQTTGGAQGTLPLTFLKVLASQACHA, from the exons ATGATCAAATGTTTGGTGGAAGATGTACGCACCAGGTTACGCTCTGGAGTGGCCATCAACTCACTGGCCCAGTGTGTTGAAGAGCTTGTCCTCAATAGCATTGATGCTAAAGCAACATGCGTGGCCATACGGGTGGATTTGGAAACTTTCAAGGTCCAAGTGGTGGATaatggctctgggatggggacagAGGACCTAAATAAAGTGGGTAATCGATATTTCACTAGTAAGTGCAACTCAGTGGAGGATTTAGAGAATCTGAAGTTTTATGGTTTCCGAGGGGAGGCTGTGGCCAGCATAGCAAATATGGCCAGCATAGTAGAAATTTCATCCAAGACCAACAACGTAGCGAAAACCTTTATGAAACTGTTTCAGAATGGGAAAGCACTGGAAGTCTGTGAGGCTGAATTGACTAGACCAAGTGGTGGAACAACAGTGACTGTGTATAACCTGTTCCACCAGTTACCAGTGAGGAAAAAGTGCATGGATCCCATGCTGGAATTTGAGAGGGTGAGGCAGAAGGTAGAGGCTCTTTCGTTCATGCATCCTTCTGTCTCATTTTCCTTAAGAAATGATGCTTCCTGTTCTATGATGCTTCATCTCCCCAAGACAAAAGATATGTGTTCCCGTTTTTGTCAGATTTATGGACTGGGAAGAACacagaaattaagaaaaataaattatacatCTGGGGGGTTTGAGTTAAGTGGCTATATCAGTTCTGAAGGGCATTACAATAAAAATATGCAGTTTTTGTATGTGAATAATAGActggttttaaaaacaagattgcATAAACTCATGGACTTTTTATTGAGGAAAGAAAGTGTAATTTGCAAGGCAAAAGGTGGCCCTGCCAACAGACAAATGAGTTCAAGTCCTGTTCGGTATCGTGGCCCAGAGCTCTATGGAATCTTTGTTATCAATGTGAAGTGTCATTACTGTGAATATGATGTGAGTCTGGAACCTGCAAAAACTCTGATAGAATTCCGCAATTGGGATGCTCTTTTAGCTTGCATTGAGGAAggagtgaaaacatttttaaagcaagaacACTTATTTGTTGAACTGTCTGGTGAAGACATAAAAGAATTTAATGAAGACAATGGCTTTAGTTTGTACAGGACCAGAACTCTGCAGACTGCACTCTCTGAAGAAAAGAGCATACAAGACAATTTTAAGAAAACATGTGATGCTATTGTAGATTCCtatgaaatgtttaatttgcaATCAAAAGCTGTCAAAAGAAAAGTGACTATTCAGGAAAAGTCTTCAGATCTCATAGGTTCAAATGGTAATGCTGGAGGAAAGGAAGTCTCCCCAGGTCTGATCGTTGCTGAACCAGCTGACACGGTGAATCCTCTACTCAATAAAGAAGGCACCACTTCTGATTTCTCAGAATCAGATATCTCAGAACAAGAGCCAAAAAAGTTCAGcaatcccaaaatgatgtttgtgAGCCACAAGTCTTCAGAAAATCTCTATGGGGAGTCCAGGTCAGAAAGAGTAAAAATAGACAGTTATGCTGAAATGCCACATTGTACTGAGAATTGTGTGGAAGATGCAAAAACACAGGAGGACAGCGCAGCTCAGAAAAGCAGCATCAACATTGCCTTTGGAAATGGTGTCACTCAGGGGCAGCATGAGAGAGTTGAAGATACAGCGGATGGACCAGAACTTCTTTGGGGGAGAGCATTGATGAGAACGTCTGATGTGATGAAAGAAGACAGTAGAAAAAGTAAAGGGCCAAATAATGATGGTGGAGGAAGGGTTGTTAGATCTGTACCACTGAAGTTGTGTTCCACAGGCCTTATAACTCATCTGATGCAAAATCAGCCACCACgtgaacaaactgaaatgaattGCTCATTAAACATGCATTCTAAACCTGGTCCTGTAAGTGCCAAGGACATAGTTGGAAACAAGATGAACTTTTCAGTTCAGAGTCTAAATGTTCAGGATATTTctagtattttaaataaagagtATACTACACTACCCAATAGAGAAGTATGCAGAGCATATGCATATGAGTGGTTAGAAAATGAGACTGTATCAGGCCAGAAGAATGAGGAAGTAGCTTCCATTACTGCAAGAGGTAGAAGGGAGTGTGTAACATCACACAGTAGAGAGTTGCTTCCCGTCACGTCCTTGAATTTTCCTCATAATGAAAATaatccaagcaacagaaggcaaATGGTTGAGCTATTTGTTACGCCCAGAACCCAACCCTATAAGAAGCTGAGCTTATCCATACAGTTGGGGTCTTTAGAACGATTCAGGAGACATTATGGAAAGGTCAGGAGTGCTCCATCAGTATCTATTCCAGAGAAGAGGAGTGAATTTGAATCTTCAGGTGTTCTTGGTTCTCTAGCTGATCTTGACAGCTTGAAGAATCAGAATAACAATTTTGAATGTGTTAACATTTGTGAAACTCAGGTTCTGGAACATGCTGATTCTAATAATAGTTGCCAAGCTGGTTGCCTCCTTTCCTTGGAGAGGTCTCAGTTCTGTGGGAAAGAAACTTTGTTAGACAGAAAAGCTCCTTGCGTGAGAGAGAGTCCTTTGACTTTGACTGACTACTCTCAAATAAGAAGAAAAGACTTAAGCAGTAGTAGATTACTGGGATCACTAGCTTCTAAACTGTCCAGAATGAAGGGTGACCACAAGGAAGTTTTAGCTACAGAAGTTGTGGGACAAGCTGATGAACAATTCCAAACAGATTCAAGTAGAAAAGGTGACACATTGCATCTTTTGTCTCAAACTGATGATTTTTTGCAGAGTTCTTATCAAATGTGTCAAAGCCCCTCACAAGAAGCAGGGATAGACGATTGCATCCTTGCATCTGCCTCTGATGATCAGGATGCTCCCTCCAAAATGTATAGTACAAGAGGAGGGACCATGAAAAATGCTCTGAACCAGTCACTGCTCATCAACACAGATGGGGAGTACATGGCCACCACAAGCAGTGGTTTGGCATTACACAGTGAAAAGAGTTATCGTGAAGACATCTGTAAAGATGGAAATATTGTGGCTGTATCTTCAAAGCAGACTTCAGAAGCCACTGAGCTTCCCAGTGTAACTTTTTCAAGTAGTTTGGAAGTACCTGGAGATGTCACAAATGCAGTTCAGTCTAAAAATGAGGAATCAATATTGGGTTCTGTCTGGATGCAACATTTTGATGTTTCTCTGGGTAAGATGGTATACGTCAATAAAATGACTGGATTAAGCACCTACAGTACTCCTCCAACTGAAGAACTTCAGGCTGCTTGTACTAAAGATATAACTACAATGGCTGTGAATGTTGTCTTACAGAGTG GGTTTCAGTGCAGGTGCCATCCTTTTAGAAGTGAGCTTGTTCTACCCTTCCTTCCTAGACCTCGGGAAGAGAGGATTCTGGCAAGCCAGGATTTCAGAG ATGCTGATGGGGAGTCTCTCCGGTCCTTGTTTTCAGAGTGGGACAATCCTGTATTTGCTCGCTGCCCAGAG GTTGCTGTTGATGTGAGCAGTGGCCAGGCTGGGAGTCTGGCTGTGAAAATTCATAATATCTTATATCCCTATCGTTTCACCAAGGAGATGATTAATTCAATGCAG GTTCTTCATCAAGTGGACAATAAATTTATTGCTTGTTTAATCAACACTAGGAGTGAAATGAATGCAAATGCAG ATGGAAATCTGCTGGTGTTGGTAGATCAGCATGCAGCCCATGAGCGTATCCGCTTGGAGCAACTTATTGCAG ATTCCTATGAGAAGCAGCCTGAAGAATCTGGCAAGAAGAAATTGCTGTCCTCTACCATCTGTCCCCCACTGGAGATTGAGGTAATGGAGGAGCAGAGAAGACTCTTACG GTGCTGCCACAAAAGCCTGGAGGAAGTAGGCCTTGAATTATCATTTCCAGAGAACAACAGCTCCCAGATTCTAGTTGGGAAAGTGCCCCTGTGCTTTATGGAGAGAGAGGCCAATGAATTACGACGGAAAAGACAGCCTGTGGCTAAAAGCATTGTGGAG